From Flavobacterium alkalisoli, the proteins below share one genomic window:
- a CDS encoding phage baseplate protein yields MNKSVFTNTGGLKLHQERLQELQDSYTLFNALGFLAGDFSIIEGCVYNNSNNTTSDGVLFINGEVMEFRGGVTQASIIINEQNVNRPYKNGTIQTVHKIRWASFGTGTGSISWAGFQRCYPTRGLEAILNAKASLTAVNQLTARVQTLESINAVFQAAGGVILWMKPASEIPAGWAEYTPLRGKFPVGLDPDDSTFNTLLGQGGSKQVTLSANNLPPHSHPIDSSILKRKDGAAEVIDYGNDVPVKTIAADGVTSTGNNTGGSQPVNILNPHRIVYFIHRIG; encoded by the coding sequence ATGAACAAATCAGTATTTACTAATACAGGCGGTTTAAAACTGCATCAGGAAAGGCTTCAGGAACTTCAGGATAGCTACACCCTCTTTAATGCACTGGGCTTTTTAGCGGGTGACTTTTCCATTATAGAGGGCTGTGTGTATAACAACTCTAACAACACCACAAGTGACGGTGTTCTCTTTATAAATGGTGAGGTAATGGAGTTTAGAGGCGGTGTAACACAGGCATCTATCATTATTAATGAGCAGAACGTTAACCGACCTTACAAGAACGGAACTATACAGACGGTACACAAAATACGTTGGGCATCTTTCGGCACCGGAACAGGATCTATTTCTTGGGCAGGTTTTCAACGTTGTTACCCAACACGTGGCCTTGAGGCAATACTTAACGCTAAGGCATCACTAACCGCAGTGAATCAGTTAACCGCAAGGGTACAGACTTTAGAGAGTATAAACGCTGTATTTCAGGCGGCAGGAGGTGTTATACTCTGGATGAAGCCCGCAAGCGAAATTCCTGCCGGGTGGGCAGAGTACACTCCTTTACGTGGTAAGTTCCCGGTTGGTCTTGACCCTGACGACTCAACATTTAACACACTATTAGGGCAGGGAGGTTCTAAACAGGTAACACTATCGGCAAACAACCTACCACCTCACTCGCACCCGATAGACAGCAGCATTTTAAAACGTAAGGACGGCGCAGCCGAAGTTATTGACTACGGTAATGACGTACCTGTAAAAACCATAGCTGCTGACGGTGTAACTTCTACCGGGAATAATACTGGAGGTTCGCAGCCTGTTAACATACTTAACCCGCACAGGATAGTTTATTTCATTCATAGAATAGGATAA
- a CDS encoding nucleotidyltransferase — protein MARQISEIQNEMLLAIANDSVLSLVFTSTSATAMFRLFTYIVAVSIGTMENLFDTHDAEVATTLFNQKSGRLPWYRTMALAFLYGFDLVTDHDYFDTTGATDEQIEAAKVVKYCAVNEAEDSSTVIIKIAGEENGVLAPIPLEQKEAFEAYMEEVKWAGVDLEIINFLPDRLYLSIQVKRDALVLDANGISILNGNNPVNEAIQAYMKELPFNGELRLNHLIDRLQVVPGVIDATILNAETSWIDAETAGYGDLQPLNIATIPESGYFEVVTFDNITYVV, from the coding sequence ATGGCAAGACAGATATCTGAAATACAAAATGAAATGTTGTTGGCCATCGCTAATGATAGTGTTTTATCATTAGTGTTTACGTCAACAAGTGCAACGGCCATGTTTAGGCTGTTTACTTATATAGTGGCGGTATCAATAGGAACTATGGAAAATCTGTTTGATACGCACGATGCAGAAGTGGCCACTACCTTATTTAACCAAAAGTCAGGCCGACTGCCGTGGTACAGAACTATGGCATTAGCTTTTTTATATGGCTTTGATTTAGTTACAGACCATGACTATTTTGATACTACAGGGGCAACGGATGAGCAAATAGAAGCGGCTAAAGTTGTAAAGTACTGTGCCGTTAATGAAGCTGAAGACAGCAGTACGGTAATTATTAAAATAGCGGGCGAAGAAAACGGGGTTCTTGCCCCAATACCCCTTGAGCAAAAAGAAGCTTTTGAAGCTTATATGGAGGAGGTTAAATGGGCAGGTGTTGACCTTGAGATTATAAACTTCCTGCCGGACAGGCTTTACCTATCAATACAGGTTAAACGTGATGCGCTTGTACTGGATGCTAATGGCATAAGCATACTAAACGGAAACAACCCGGTTAATGAAGCGATACAGGCATACATGAAGGAGTTGCCATTTAACGGGGAGCTTCGCCTTAACCATTTAATTGACAGGTTGCAGGTTGTTCCGGGAGTGATTGATGCTACAATATTAAACGCTGAGACCTCGTGGATTGATGCAGAGACGGCAGGCTATGGCGACCTTCAGCCGTTAAACATAGCAACGATACCGGAGTCAGGATATTTTGAAGTAGTAACGTTTGATAATATTACGTATGTGGTTTGA